A genomic stretch from Bacillus sp. E(2018) includes:
- a CDS encoding response regulator transcription factor — protein sequence MNMDTEAKILVVDDEERIRKLLTMYLERENYEVHEAENGEDALQMAVSINFDLILLDLMLPGMDGIEVCEKLREKKATPVIMLTAKGEELNRIEGFEAGTDDYIAKPFSPREVILRVKALLRRSSPTKFLQTETVAKNVVVFKHLTIDHDAHRVTAGGKEVNLTPKEYELLYYLAKTPDKVYAREQLLKDVWNYEFFGDLRTVDTHVKRLREKLNKVSPDAASMIATVWGVGYKFEVGNE from the coding sequence TTGAATATGGATACAGAAGCTAAAATTCTAGTTGTTGATGATGAAGAAAGAATTCGAAAACTATTAACGATGTATCTAGAACGAGAGAACTACGAAGTTCATGAGGCTGAAAACGGTGAGGACGCGTTACAGATGGCAGTATCCATCAATTTTGATCTCATCTTACTGGATCTCATGCTTCCAGGTATGGATGGCATTGAGGTTTGTGAGAAATTGAGAGAAAAGAAAGCGACTCCTGTGATCATGTTAACAGCTAAAGGAGAAGAGCTTAATCGAATAGAAGGATTTGAAGCAGGTACCGACGATTATATCGCGAAGCCGTTCAGTCCAAGAGAAGTCATACTGCGTGTAAAAGCACTGTTGAGAAGGTCTTCACCGACAAAGTTTCTTCAAACCGAGACGGTTGCAAAAAACGTTGTTGTGTTCAAGCACCTTACGATCGATCACGATGCTCACCGTGTAACAGCTGGCGGAAAAGAAGTTAACTTAACACCAAAAGAATATGAGTTGTTGTATTACTTAGCGAAGACACCAGATAAAGTCTATGCGCGCGAACAACTGCTAAAAGATGTATGGAACTATGAATTCTTTGGTGACCTTAGAACAGTTGACACACATGTGAAAAGACTTAGAGAAAAGCTTAACAAAGTCTCACCCGATGCAGCATCCATGATCGCGACGGTTTGGGGAGTAGGTTATAAATTTGAGGTTGGGAATGAATGA
- a CDS encoding segregation/condensation protein A — translation MQYSVKLDGFEGPLDLLLHLIQTYEVDIYDIPVAIITEQYLQYIHTMKELKLDVASEFLVMAATLLAIKSKMLLPKHEEELFENQMELEMEEDPRDELVRRLVEYRKYKHAADELKERESARSLIYTRQPADLSQFEKEESAKQVTNVTLYDMLQAMQKVFQEKVTRAPKQTTIERQDIPIEKRMEQIKTSLLSVGGRKKFTDLFDKSTKEHVVVTFLAILELMKVKSINCEQQDHFSEIYITMLEE, via the coding sequence ATGCAATATAGTGTGAAGCTTGATGGATTTGAAGGTCCTCTAGACTTACTGCTTCATTTGATACAAACCTATGAAGTGGATATTTATGATATTCCGGTAGCCATCATAACTGAGCAATACCTTCAATATATACATACGATGAAAGAACTTAAACTTGATGTAGCAAGTGAATTTTTAGTCATGGCAGCTACACTTCTTGCCATTAAGAGCAAGATGCTGCTGCCAAAGCATGAAGAAGAGCTCTTTGAGAATCAGATGGAACTAGAGATGGAAGAAGACCCAAGAGATGAACTAGTAAGAAGGCTTGTTGAATATAGAAAGTACAAGCACGCTGCAGATGAACTTAAAGAAAGAGAATCTGCTAGAAGTTTGATTTATACACGGCAGCCTGCCGATCTATCCCAGTTTGAGAAGGAAGAATCGGCAAAACAAGTAACTAACGTAACACTTTATGATATGTTGCAAGCGATGCAGAAGGTCTTTCAAGAAAAGGTCACTCGAGCACCAAAACAAACGACCATCGAACGGCAAGATATTCCAATTGAAAAGAGAATGGAACAAATCAAGACCTCTCTTCTTTCCGTGGGCGGGCGAAAAAAGTTTACAGACCTTTTTGATAAGAGCACGAAAGAACATGTTGTAGTTACGTTTCTAGCTATATTAGAACTTATGAAAGTAAAATCAATTAATTGCGAGCAACAAGATCATTTTAGCGAAATATATATAACGATGTTAGAGGAGTAA
- a CDS encoding D-alanyl-D-alanine carboxypeptidase family protein, producing MKRTLKRKPLLLVLIFMLILATFPQEAKAEPGVSASAAVLMEQSSGRVLYGRNEHRPMRIASITKIMTAILAIESGKMNDTVTITEAASRTEGSSLYLKPGEKIPLKDLVYGLMLRSGNDSAVAIAEHVGGSLDGFSYLMNQKAEEIGMKHTRFRNPHGLDTHEDHYSTAYDMAVLTRYAMNNDTFKDVSSTKVYRSEQTGEKWDRVWRNKNKMLKLYEYSTGGKTGYTKRAKRTLVSTAEKDGMELIAVTLNDPNDWDDHRNLFEWGFHSFKMTELIKEGEVSGIKDKGYKGKVEAARTFTYPLMKEEIGQISSSIQLYELPKSGKWEKEKVPKPVGRYFVDLKETRIADLPLYYDGKALIKPDQGGLWSSFKSMFNKLFFVAKEDIRLW from the coding sequence ATGAAACGAACCTTAAAACGAAAACCATTGCTGCTCGTTTTGATCTTTATGCTTATCCTTGCTACATTCCCGCAAGAAGCAAAAGCTGAACCCGGTGTATCAGCAAGTGCTGCTGTGTTGATGGAGCAATCATCCGGAAGAGTATTGTATGGGCGCAATGAACATCGTCCCATGAGAATAGCGAGTATCACGAAGATTATGACAGCGATTCTTGCGATAGAATCTGGAAAGATGAACGATACAGTTACCATTACGGAAGCTGCATCACGAACAGAAGGGTCATCTTTATACTTAAAACCAGGTGAGAAGATACCACTAAAAGATTTAGTGTATGGCTTGATGCTTCGATCTGGAAATGATTCAGCCGTTGCCATCGCTGAGCATGTCGGTGGAAGTTTAGATGGATTTTCCTATTTGATGAATCAAAAAGCGGAAGAGATCGGAATGAAACATACACGTTTTAGAAATCCGCATGGACTCGACACGCATGAAGATCATTACTCTACCGCTTATGACATGGCTGTACTAACGAGATATGCGATGAATAATGATACATTCAAGGATGTGTCGTCCACAAAGGTCTATCGATCAGAACAAACCGGAGAAAAATGGGATAGAGTGTGGCGGAACAAGAATAAGATGTTGAAGCTGTATGAATATTCTACGGGTGGCAAAACAGGCTATACAAAACGTGCAAAACGAACATTAGTATCAACTGCTGAAAAAGATGGAATGGAACTGATCGCTGTAACACTGAACGATCCGAACGACTGGGACGATCATCGAAATTTATTTGAATGGGGATTTCATTCGTTTAAGATGACAGAACTGATCAAAGAAGGCGAAGTTTCAGGCATCAAAGATAAAGGATACAAAGGGAAAGTAGAAGCTGCCAGAACGTTCACTTACCCTTTGATGAAAGAAGAGATCGGCCAGATTTCTTCTTCCATCCAGTTGTATGAACTTCCCAAGTCGGGCAAGTGGGAAAAAGAAAAAGTACCTAAACCTGTAGGCAGGTATTTCGTAGATTTAAAGGAAACGAGAATCGCGGATCTTCCACTGTATTATGATGGGAAAGCATTGATCAAACCGGATCAGGGAGGTCTTTGGTCGTCATTTAAGAGTATGTTCAATAAATTATTTTTTGTAGCTAAGGAAGACATTCGCCTATGGTGA
- a CDS encoding thiol-disulfide oxidoreductase ResA gives MKKNRLWFRSALLAILVVAVGYTIYNSMNEESGTYISKGDTAPNFVLTDLNGKQVELEDYRGKGVFLNFWGTWCKPCEREMPYMQRQYEKYKDQGVEILAVNVSETNVSVKNFVDRYSLSFPVPMDKQREVTKAYGIGPIPTTILIDKNGKVVERTSESLSEKKIISFMEKIKP, from the coding sequence TTGAAAAAAAACAGGTTGTGGTTTCGCTCTGCTCTGCTTGCCATTTTAGTTGTTGCGGTCGGTTATACGATCTATAACAGTATGAATGAAGAGTCAGGTACATACATAAGTAAAGGCGATACGGCTCCAAATTTCGTGCTAACCGATCTGAATGGCAAACAAGTAGAGTTAGAAGATTATCGAGGTAAAGGTGTTTTCTTGAACTTCTGGGGGACATGGTGTAAACCGTGTGAAAGAGAGATGCCTTATATGCAAAGGCAATACGAGAAGTACAAAGATCAGGGTGTAGAAATCCTTGCTGTTAACGTTAGTGAAACAAACGTATCTGTTAAAAATTTTGTTGATCGCTATTCTTTGAGCTTTCCTGTTCCTATGGACAAACAAAGAGAAGTTACGAAAGCTTACGGCATAGGACCGATTCCAACAACAATCTTGATCGATAAAAACGGAAAAGTAGTGGAACGGACAAGTGAATCATTATCAGAGAAAAAAATTATTTCCTTTATGGAAAAAATAAAGCCGTAA
- a CDS encoding 3-oxoacyl-[acyl-carrier-protein] synthase III C-terminal domain-containing protein has product MPRIAAVETINPPHKLSQNQTMDFARNLFQDAFSDIERLLKVFQNGEIESRYFAMPIDWFKEKRSFQEKNDLYIDFATNLGAECIEKVMSDHSLNTSYEGIDAIFFISSSGLSTPSIEARIMNILPFSSHTKRIPIWGLGCAGGASGFSRAYDYCKAYPKSNVLVLSVELCSLTFQHEDLSKSNLVGTSLFADGVACALICGDESDMAKTTEVSPYIKDTMSTLKPHSEDVMGWEVKDTGLYVVFSRDIPNVIRTWLKPNVDEFLDRNQLVGEQIKHFIAHPGGKKVLQAYVDALGIPLSKTDISRDVLRKNGNMSSATVFYVLKNFMQTKKDEGDLGVMAALGPGFSSELLLVEWRK; this is encoded by the coding sequence TTGCCAAGAATAGCAGCAGTAGAAACAATTAACCCGCCTCATAAACTTTCTCAAAATCAAACAATGGATTTTGCAAGAAACCTATTTCAAGACGCGTTCTCCGATATTGAGCGTTTGCTCAAAGTATTTCAGAATGGTGAGATTGAATCACGCTATTTCGCGATGCCGATCGATTGGTTTAAAGAAAAAAGAAGCTTTCAAGAAAAAAATGATTTATACATAGACTTTGCAACAAATTTAGGAGCAGAATGTATCGAAAAAGTGATGTCTGATCATAGCTTAAACACCTCATATGAAGGTATTGATGCTATTTTTTTCATTTCAAGTTCTGGATTATCTACTCCAAGTATTGAAGCTAGGATCATGAACATTCTGCCATTTTCATCGCATACTAAAAGGATTCCAATATGGGGTTTAGGATGTGCCGGCGGTGCATCTGGTTTTTCAAGAGCTTACGATTATTGTAAAGCATACCCGAAGTCAAATGTGCTCGTTCTAAGTGTAGAGCTTTGTTCACTAACCTTTCAGCATGAAGATCTTTCGAAGAGCAATCTAGTAGGTACCTCTTTGTTTGCGGATGGAGTGGCTTGTGCGTTAATCTGCGGAGATGAATCCGACATGGCCAAAACAACAGAAGTATCGCCGTACATAAAAGATACGATGTCAACATTGAAGCCGCATTCTGAAGACGTGATGGGATGGGAAGTTAAGGACACTGGCTTGTATGTTGTCTTTTCAAGAGATATCCCAAACGTCATCCGTACGTGGCTCAAACCGAACGTAGACGAATTCTTAGACCGCAATCAGCTTGTCGGAGAACAGATCAAACACTTTATTGCACACCCTGGCGGTAAGAAAGTTTTACAAGCTTATGTTGACGCGCTAGGAATTCCGTTATCCAAGACTGATATCTCAAGAGATGTTTTAAGGAAAAATGGAAATATGTCATCTGCCACTGTTTTCTACGTGTTGAAAAATTTCATGCAAACAAAAAAAGATGAGGGAGATCTTGGTGTGATGGCTGCTTTAGGACCAGGTTTTTCTTCTGAACTTCTTTTAGTGGAATGGAGGAAGTAG
- a CDS encoding cytochrome c biogenesis protein ResB, whose translation MQTITCECGHSNPYGTSLCQACGKPLKQDVEILSSMRYEGSARRSQTYKQTIVDKIWNFFSSVKVGVWLIVIILVAAAIGTIFPQETFIPPNVDPATHYESEYGTFGLIYYLLGFHNLYGSWWFILLLGMLGLSIIIASLDRGIPLYKALKTQRVTRHDQFMKNQRLFSKSHDVELDEIKYTLESLRYKVREENGNLFAEKGRFSRWGAYVNHVGLIIFLTGAMLRFFPGMYVDDILWVREGEKASIPGTSSEEGQYYLENNDFILEMYDKEEKKFNSALSSVDGEVAKNYQSNVTLYKTKENHTIGAEPELEKIKSGEIRVNEPFKFDSFALYQTDFKLNEFYKMSFELEEKATGNKFGKLTVDLHDPKKEYDLGDGYKVKIEEYFPNFVLNDQNQPSTVNNLPDNPAFVFSMYSPKTPEGEKAFVGIQKNIDSGENQFKMTFAGIETKDLTALTVRKDHTLWIIALGGIIFMIGVTQGLYWNYRRIWIKQNAGEVWAAAHTNKNWYGLKKDVEFLSDKTNLTPLEEKETASK comes from the coding sequence ATGCAAACGATAACATGTGAATGCGGCCACTCTAACCCATACGGAACAAGCCTTTGTCAAGCTTGCGGTAAACCGTTGAAGCAAGATGTTGAAATACTATCAAGTATGAGATATGAAGGGAGCGCGAGGCGATCCCAAACCTATAAACAAACAATTGTAGATAAGATATGGAACTTCTTTTCGTCTGTTAAAGTCGGAGTATGGCTCATTGTCATTATTTTAGTAGCAGCGGCGATCGGAACCATTTTTCCACAAGAGACGTTCATACCTCCAAATGTTGACCCTGCCACTCATTATGAAAGCGAATACGGTACGTTTGGACTCATTTATTATTTGTTAGGGTTTCATAACCTTTATGGTTCATGGTGGTTCATTCTTTTACTAGGAATGCTAGGACTCTCTATCATTATTGCCAGTCTTGATCGTGGTATACCGCTTTATAAAGCCTTAAAGACACAAAGAGTCACAAGACATGATCAATTCATGAAGAATCAGCGTTTGTTCTCAAAAAGCCACGATGTGGAACTTGATGAGATCAAGTACACGCTTGAATCTCTTCGTTACAAAGTTCGAGAAGAAAATGGCAACCTTTTTGCAGAAAAGGGCCGGTTTTCAAGATGGGGTGCTTATGTAAACCATGTTGGACTTATTATCTTTTTAACTGGAGCGATGCTTCGGTTCTTTCCAGGAATGTACGTTGACGATATCTTATGGGTGCGAGAAGGAGAAAAAGCTTCAATTCCAGGCACCTCAAGTGAAGAAGGACAATATTACCTGGAAAACAACGATTTCATTCTTGAAATGTATGATAAGGAAGAAAAGAAGTTTAATAGTGCACTAAGTTCTGTAGATGGAGAAGTTGCGAAAAACTATCAAAGTAACGTCACTCTCTATAAGACAAAAGAAAACCATACGATCGGAGCAGAGCCAGAGCTTGAAAAAATCAAGAGTGGTGAGATCCGAGTAAACGAACCGTTTAAGTTCGATTCGTTTGCTCTATATCAAACGGACTTTAAGCTTAATGAATTTTACAAGATGAGCTTCGAACTCGAAGAAAAAGCAACGGGTAACAAGTTTGGGAAATTAACAGTAGATCTTCATGACCCGAAGAAAGAATATGATCTAGGCGACGGCTATAAAGTTAAGATTGAAGAATACTTTCCAAACTTCGTCTTAAACGACCAGAATCAGCCATCAACTGTGAATAACTTACCTGATAATCCTGCGTTTGTATTCTCGATGTATTCTCCTAAAACACCAGAAGGAGAAAAAGCATTTGTAGGAATTCAGAAAAACATAGATTCAGGTGAGAATCAGTTTAAAATGACTTTCGCTGGTATTGAAACGAAAGATCTAACGGCGCTTACAGTCCGAAAAGACCATACGCTGTGGATCATCGCTCTAGGCGGAATCATCTTTATGATTGGTGTTACACAAGGATTGTATTGGAACTATAGAAGAATTTGGATCAAACAAAATGCAGGTGAAGTATGGGCTGCTGCTCATACGAATAAGAACTGGTATGGTTTGAAAAAAGATGTGGAATTTCTGTCTGATAAGACCAATCTCACACCTTTAGAAGAAAAAGAAACAGCTTCAAAGTAA
- a CDS encoding nucleoside recognition domain-containing protein, which yields MVNYIWVGMMVIGFIVAGINGTMDKVNEAIFTSAKEAVTLSFGMISILVFWLGIMKIAEKGGLLEVLAILFRPIVKRLFPDIPKDHPAQGYILSNMAANLLGLGNAATPMGIKAMEQLKILNGGKNEASRSMITLLAINTSSITLIPTTIIAIRMSYNSQSPTDIVAPTLIATAISTVGAILIDRYYYYRSLPKGGK from the coding sequence ATGGTGAATTACATCTGGGTGGGAATGATGGTAATCGGTTTCATTGTGGCGGGAATTAACGGCACGATGGATAAAGTGAATGAAGCGATTTTTACGAGCGCTAAAGAAGCGGTCACTTTAAGTTTTGGAATGATCAGTATTCTAGTATTCTGGTTAGGAATCATGAAGATCGCAGAAAAAGGTGGCTTATTAGAAGTATTGGCGATCCTGTTTCGACCGATTGTAAAGCGTCTTTTTCCTGATATACCAAAGGATCATCCTGCCCAGGGGTATATTCTTTCAAATATGGCGGCTAACTTGCTTGGGCTAGGAAACGCTGCAACACCAATGGGTATTAAAGCGATGGAACAACTTAAGATATTGAATGGCGGAAAAAATGAAGCAAGTCGATCGATGATCACACTTCTTGCCATCAATACGTCGAGTATTACACTCATTCCAACGACGATCATCGCCATCAGGATGAGCTATAACTCTCAGTCGCCGACTGATATTGTCGCACCAACATTGATTGCGACTGCGATTTCAACTGTAGGTGCCATTTTAATAGATCGATATTATTACTACCGCTCTTTACCAAAGGGAGGGAAATAG
- a CDS encoding spore maturation protein, with the protein MSIVQSFSIWFIPFLIGFILLYGTYKKVPTYETFVEGGKEGFSIAINIIPFLVGMLVAISVFRASGALDYVMMAMRPLFSLFHIPAEVVPLGLMRTISGTGALGMTSDLIATHGPDSFIGRLASTIQGSTDTTFYVLTVYFGAVGIKKMKYALKVGLLADLIGFLASIAVISLLFYS; encoded by the coding sequence ATGTCGATCGTCCAATCCTTTTCCATTTGGTTTATTCCTTTTTTGATCGGTTTTATCCTTTTGTATGGCACTTACAAAAAAGTGCCGACGTATGAGACCTTTGTAGAAGGTGGTAAGGAAGGTTTTTCGATCGCGATCAACATCATTCCCTTTTTAGTCGGCATGCTTGTTGCCATTTCAGTTTTTCGGGCATCAGGAGCTTTGGATTATGTCATGATGGCGATGCGTCCGCTATTTTCATTGTTTCATATTCCAGCAGAAGTAGTTCCGCTAGGGCTGATGAGGACGATCTCAGGAACCGGTGCTCTTGGAATGACATCCGATTTAATCGCAACACACGGGCCAGACTCGTTTATCGGAAGGCTTGCTTCTACGATACAAGGAAGTACCGATACAACGTTTTACGTGCTGACCGTTTATTTTGGAGCAGTTGGTATTAAAAAGATGAAATACGCGTTAAAAGTAGGATTGTTAGCTGATCTGATCGGTTTTTTAGCATCTATCGCTGTGATCTCTCTATTGTTTTATTCATAA
- a CDS encoding isoprenylcysteine carboxylmethyltransferase family protein, translating into MNWFLLFWCFLIVQRLAEVRIAKSNEKKLLSKGAVEAGNDHYKWMVSMHVAFFVVFFLEVYVFNAQSPSWWIVPFVLFLMAQVIRVWAISSLGEFWNTKIILLPGANVVAKGPYRFMRHPNYTIVSLELLVMPLIFGAYFTAILFTILNFFMLRVRIPAEEKALMELTDYEKSHGQKQRFFPSQ; encoded by the coding sequence ATGAACTGGTTTCTTCTATTTTGGTGTTTTCTTATCGTACAGAGATTAGCAGAAGTAAGGATCGCTAAATCTAACGAAAAGAAGCTGTTGAGTAAAGGTGCTGTGGAAGCGGGAAACGATCATTATAAGTGGATGGTATCGATGCACGTCGCGTTCTTTGTTGTTTTCTTTTTAGAAGTGTATGTGTTTAACGCACAGTCGCCTAGCTGGTGGATCGTTCCGTTTGTATTGTTTTTGATGGCTCAAGTGATTCGTGTATGGGCGATTTCGTCCTTAGGAGAGTTTTGGAATACGAAGATTATTCTATTACCTGGTGCAAATGTCGTAGCAAAAGGTCCGTATCGTTTTATGAGACATCCCAACTACACGATCGTATCGTTAGAACTTTTAGTCATGCCCCTCATTTTTGGTGCTTATTTTACAGCTATTCTGTTCACAATTTTAAATTTCTTCATGTTAAGAGTGCGTATTCCAGCCGAAGAAAAAGCGCTCATGGAACTGACAGACTACGAAAAAAGCCATGGTCAAAAACAGCGTTTTTTCCCTTCTCAATAA
- the scpB gene encoding SMC-Scp complex subunit ScpB — MERNEYKAVVEGLLFVSGDEGIDRKQIAQVLEIDSKELDPIIEELKQSYASSERGMSIVEYAGSLQFVTKPEHATFYERLVETPGHATLSQAALETLAIIAYKQPITRSEIEEVRGVKTEKPLQTLSAKGLVKEVGRAEGTGRAILYGTTKAFLEHFGLQSVKELPPLPENIQEENVEQEADLFFSKFQESLSTDE, encoded by the coding sequence TTGGAACGAAATGAATATAAAGCGGTTGTAGAGGGTTTGCTTTTTGTCAGTGGAGATGAAGGCATCGATAGAAAACAGATCGCTCAAGTGTTGGAGATCGACAGCAAAGAACTTGATCCCATCATAGAAGAGTTGAAACAAAGTTATGCTTCTTCAGAACGAGGGATGTCTATTGTTGAATATGCAGGATCCCTTCAATTTGTAACAAAGCCTGAACATGCTACCTTTTACGAACGCCTTGTTGAAACACCTGGTCATGCGACACTTTCTCAAGCTGCCCTTGAAACACTTGCAATTATTGCATATAAACAGCCGATTACAAGGTCAGAGATTGAAGAAGTAAGAGGAGTGAAAACGGAGAAACCGTTGCAGACCCTATCTGCAAAAGGATTAGTAAAAGAAGTGGGAAGAGCAGAAGGAACAGGACGCGCAATATTATATGGTACAACGAAAGCATTCTTAGAACATTTTGGGTTGCAAAGTGTCAAAGAGCTGCCTCCACTTCCAGAGAACATTCAGGAAGAAAATGTAGAACAAGAAGCAGACTTGTTCTTTTCTAAGTTTCAAGAATCTCTTTCTACCGATGAATAA
- the ccsB gene encoding c-type cytochrome biogenesis protein CcsB, translating into MAEISSTLLYSAFIIYLFSTLFFAMSISDKKGKDAVHTKKWGKIGFISSCVGFAAQLGYFITRWMASGHAPVSNLFEFTTFFGMMMVLAFIILYLIYRTNGLGVFAMPIAVLVIAYASMFPRDISPLIPALQSDWLKIHVTTAALGEGILAISFVSGLIYLIRTVDQTVSSKKTLWLEIILYSLIAVVGFIFVSIGFKGVGYETTFKMMDDNNQAVKVVYDMPAIAGPSHGEQLDDSFGPLFSTPSWMNGVDASIKLNTFIWSLLAGGILYGLLRLILRKRIAAALQTKVKMNPDLLDEISYRAVAIGFPIFTLGALIFAMIWAQQAWSRFWGWDPKEVWALITFLFYAAFLHLRLSRGWHGEKSAWLCVLGFWIITFNLIAVNLVLVGLHSYA; encoded by the coding sequence ATGGCTGAAATCAGCAGTACACTTTTATATAGTGCATTTATTATTTACTTGTTCTCTACTCTATTCTTTGCAATGTCTATTTCAGACAAAAAAGGTAAAGATGCTGTTCATACAAAAAAGTGGGGAAAAATAGGGTTCATAAGTTCTTGCGTAGGTTTTGCAGCTCAACTAGGCTACTTTATCACAAGGTGGATGGCAAGTGGACATGCCCCTGTAAGTAACTTGTTTGAATTCACTACCTTTTTCGGCATGATGATGGTACTTGCATTCATTATTCTATACCTCATCTATCGAACAAACGGTCTAGGCGTTTTTGCGATGCCTATAGCTGTACTGGTTATCGCGTATGCAAGTATGTTTCCGAGAGATATCTCTCCGCTTATTCCTGCACTTCAAAGTGACTGGCTAAAGATCCATGTTACAACAGCAGCGCTAGGAGAGGGAATTCTTGCAATCTCTTTTGTTTCAGGACTGATTTATTTGATCCGTACGGTTGATCAGACCGTCTCGTCCAAAAAGACTTTATGGTTAGAGATCATTCTATACAGCTTGATTGCTGTAGTTGGGTTCATCTTTGTTTCCATCGGATTCAAAGGTGTTGGATATGAAACAACATTTAAGATGATGGATGATAACAATCAAGCAGTTAAAGTGGTTTACGATATGCCAGCTATCGCTGGTCCAAGTCATGGAGAGCAACTGGACGATTCGTTTGGTCCACTATTCTCAACGCCATCTTGGATGAACGGTGTTGATGCTTCCATTAAGTTGAATACGTTCATCTGGTCACTCTTAGCAGGTGGCATCCTTTACGGATTGCTTCGTCTAATTTTAAGAAAAAGAATAGCAGCCGCTCTTCAGACGAAAGTGAAGATGAATCCTGATCTTCTTGATGAGATCAGCTATCGAGCTGTTGCAATCGGCTTTCCTATCTTTACGCTCGGAGCATTAATCTTTGCTATGATTTGGGCTCAGCAAGCTTGGTCAAGATTCTGGGGATGGGATCCAAAAGAAGTTTGGGCACTTATCACGTTCTTGTTTTATGCCGCATTTCTTCATTTACGATTATCAAGAGGCTGGCACGGAGAAAAATCTGCATGGCTTTGTGTGCTAGGGTTCTGGATCATCACATTTAACTTGATTGCGGTAAACCTTGTTCTTGTAGGATTGCATTCATACGCTTAA
- a CDS encoding pseudouridine synthase, with the protein MERLQKVIAQSGVTSRRKAEELIREGKVKVNGNVVTELGTKVGTKDKIEVNEIQIQREQPVYFLMYKPSGVITAVSDDKGRKVVADYFKDIIEQRVFPVGRLDYDTTGAIIMTNDGEFANVLMHPRYQLDKVYIAKVKGIPSRERIKQLERGIRLEDGMTAPAKVKVTSIDKKKGTAIIELTIHEGKNRQVKRMLEAIGSPVMKLKRERYGYLDLKGLNPGEFRELTPHEIKQLRNLAVTQTSKKSRR; encoded by the coding sequence ATGGAACGATTGCAAAAAGTAATTGCCCAAAGCGGCGTAACTTCCAGAAGAAAAGCGGAGGAGTTAATTCGTGAAGGCAAAGTGAAAGTGAACGGAAATGTAGTGACCGAACTCGGCACAAAAGTAGGTACAAAAGATAAGATTGAAGTGAATGAGATTCAAATTCAACGGGAACAACCCGTTTATTTTTTGATGTATAAACCTTCTGGTGTGATCACAGCAGTTTCGGATGATAAGGGAAGAAAAGTAGTAGCTGATTATTTTAAGGACATCATCGAACAGCGTGTGTTCCCTGTTGGAAGATTGGATTATGACACAACAGGTGCCATCATCATGACGAATGATGGTGAATTTGCGAACGTACTTATGCATCCACGCTATCAGCTTGATAAAGTGTACATTGCAAAAGTAAAAGGAATTCCTTCAAGAGAAAGAATCAAACAACTTGAAAGAGGAATCCGCTTAGAGGACGGAATGACCGCTCCTGCTAAAGTGAAAGTAACATCGATCGATAAGAAAAAGGGAACAGCGATCATCGAACTTACGATTCACGAAGGGAAGAACCGTCAAGTTAAGCGTATGTTAGAGGCGATCGGGTCACCTGTTATGAAATTAAAGCGTGAAAGATATGGCTATTTAGATCTTAAAGGCCTGAATCCAGGTGAGTTTAGAGAACTTACTCCACATGAAATCAAGCAGCTTAGAAATCTGGCTGTCACACAAACGTCAAAAAAAAGCCGTAGATAG